In Chryseobacterium turcicum, a single window of DNA contains:
- a CDS encoding DUF502 domain-containing protein — protein sequence MKKTTFEKLTNFFLKNFFQGLLIIGPIGLTIFVIWYVITSIDNIIPSVAKEIPGLVFVSTLLITALLGYLGNKFVVGRFFVDAVDRILEKTPGIKHIYSPTKDVMSSFVGDKKKFSDPVWVKTNENPEIWRIGFLTQKDMADVHKDNFVAVYLPHSYAISGWVIVTEEKNIKPVVGMSAATAMKFAVSGGVAGFHSDENIFKAPE from the coding sequence TTGAAAAAAACGACTTTTGAAAAACTGACTAATTTTTTTCTGAAAAACTTCTTTCAGGGATTGTTGATTATTGGCCCTATCGGATTGACCATTTTCGTAATTTGGTATGTGATAACGTCGATTGACAACATTATTCCGTCGGTTGCAAAAGAAATTCCGGGGTTGGTTTTCGTTTCTACTTTGTTGATTACTGCTTTGTTGGGGTATTTAGGAAACAAATTTGTAGTCGGAAGATTCTTTGTAGATGCTGTGGATAGAATTTTAGAAAAAACTCCAGGTATTAAACATATTTATTCGCCAACAAAAGATGTAATGTCTTCATTTGTCGGCGATAAGAAAAAATTTAGCGATCCTGTTTGGGTAAAAACCAACGAAAATCCAGAAATCTGGAGGATAGGATTTCTTACTCAAAAAGATATGGCAGATGTACACAAAGACAATTTTGTTGCCGTTTATCTTCCACATTCTTACGCTATTTCTGGCTGGGTGATTGTCACCGAAGAAAAAAATATCAAACCTGTTGTAGGAATGTCTGCAGCTACTGCTATGAAATTTGCAGTAAGCGGCGGTGTGGCAGGTTTTCATTCAGATGAAAATATATTTAAAGCTCCTGAGTAA